A stretch of DNA from Maridesulfovibrio sp.:
TGTTCAAGTTCCAGCAATCCGTTGGTCAGATTTTCGATTATTTCATGGGCTTCTTCAAGAAAATCAGCCAAATGCCCTTCACCGACAGTTGTAAGCTTGTACGGATCAGCTTCTTCGTTGACTATGGCCACAAACTGAAACGCCTGCTTCCGGGAGGAATACTCCGGTGAGTTAGAATCCTGCGCCATCTCAACCTCCGACAATTCAATTTCTGATTCTTCCGGCTCTTCAACAGGTTCCGGGTCTTCCACGACTTCCGGCTCTGGCTCCGGTTCAGGTTCCGGTTCAGGTTCAGGGGCTGCGGGAGCCATATCCCCGGCCATTATGGCATCAATTCTATCGATGATGATGGAAGTGTCGACTTCTCCCTCGTTGCCAAGCTCATCAAGGTTGTCAATAAGCTGCCGCAGGAGATCTGTGGAAGCCAGAATGACGTCCATAATTTCCGAAGTAACTGCGATCTCCCCTTTACGGAGTTCATCGAGTATGTTTTCGGCTCTATGTGCCAAACCGTTGATGATGTTCAATCCCAGAAAACCTGATGCGCCCTTGAGAGAATGCATCGGTCTGAAAATTTCATTCAGAAGATCCAGATTCTCGGGATTGTTTTCAAGCTCAAGAAGGTTCGGCTCGATAGTTTCGAGATGCTCTTTGGCTTCGATAATGAAATCCGCAAAAATTTCAGGATCCATGAAATCCTGGCTCATCTAGAGACCCCTGTATTAAAAGTTCGTCTTTATTCTGTTCAAATTCCGCAACTGAATCCGGTCACAGCAGAATTGTTCAACCGTATCAGCCCAGAAGCATTTTGATATTTTTTACCATTTTCTCAGGCTGAGCGGGTTTGACCATGTAAAGATTCGCTCCCAGGCTCAAGCCTGTCTGAATGTCTTTTTCCTGACCTTCAGTGGAGAGTACGATAATAGGAATATCCTTGTAGGCATCCTGTTCCCGCACGGTCCTGATATACGTGAATCCGTCCATTCTGGGCATGTTCACGTCGGAAATAATAAGGTCGACATGATCAAGACTGTACAGCTTTTCCAGCCCGTCCAGCCCGTCTTCTGCAGTGGTA
This window harbors:
- a CDS encoding response regulator, translating into MPKHILIVDDSKTVRNLVAFIMKKEGFKVTTAEDGLDGLEKLYSLDHVDLIISDVNMPRMDGFTYIRTVREQDAYKDIPIIVLSTEGQEKDIQTGLSLGANLYMVKPAQPEKMVKNIKMLLG